The following proteins are co-located in the Bacteroidales bacterium genome:
- a CDS encoding type II toxin-antitoxin system PemK/MazF family toxin has translation MKVKQFEVWIADLNPTSGTEPGKVRPVIVIQTDLLNKHHSSSIICPITTNVQKESEILRVHLKKGCCGLSEGCDIMIDQIRAIDNKRMLKRIGIAPNDIILKIKDNLKILFDME, from the coding sequence ATGAAAGTCAAACAATTTGAGGTCTGGATTGCTGACCTTAATCCTACGTCAGGGACAGAACCAGGCAAAGTCAGGCCAGTCATAGTTATTCAAACTGATCTTTTGAACAAACACCATTCTTCTTCAATAATTTGCCCGATAACAACTAATGTTCAGAAGGAAAGTGAAATTTTAAGGGTTCACTTGAAAAAAGGTTGCTGTGGTTTAAGTGAAGGCTGTGATATAATGATTGACCAGATTCGGGCGATTGATAATAAAAGGATGTTAAAAAGAATTGGCATTGCTCCAAATGATATAATTCTAAAAATAAAAGACAATTTGAAAATATTATTTGATATGGAATAG